One genomic segment of Chitinibacter sp. FCG-7 includes these proteins:
- a CDS encoding lysozyme inhibitor LprI family protein has product MKSIHASVIVLCLSLSLASTAAHAQTPSTRTHIQTLLLAEPGAEQDCAASKGKLDGCAARLFAQAEQDLKNAETAAMAAMKRLDSAAKSDQASKTLSQEIKAYALYKVAHCNWIAASQAGSRLSCETDLNRARAHALSIYYTR; this is encoded by the coding sequence ATGAAATCAATCCACGCCAGCGTCATTGTTTTGTGTTTATCTCTGTCTTTGGCCAGCACAGCCGCACACGCCCAGACGCCCTCCACGCGCACGCACATTCAAACCCTGTTACTCGCTGAGCCAGGCGCCGAACAGGACTGTGCGGCAAGCAAAGGCAAACTGGACGGCTGCGCAGCCAGGCTGTTTGCGCAAGCAGAGCAAGACCTTAAAAATGCCGAAACCGCTGCGATGGCCGCCATGAAGCGATTAGACTCAGCCGCGAAGTCGGATCAGGCCAGCAAGACGCTTAGCCAAGAGATCAAAGCTTATGCACTCTATAAAGTGGCGCATTGCAACTGGATCGCAGCATCGCAAGCGGGGTCAAGACTAAGCTGCGAAACCGATTTGAATCGGGCTCGTGCGCATGCCTTATCAATCTATTACACCCGCTAA
- the recN gene encoding DNA repair protein RecN: MLSALHLRDFVIVRELDLDFANGLTVLTGETGAGKSIIIDALGLLLGERADAGVVRHGCERAELSAEFATSNLPQVAAWLAEQGFSDEGDQLLIRRIIDASGKSRSFINGSPATLNQLKAVGEWLVDIHGQHAHQSLLRHDAQRELVDAYAGATNLAREVAKHYQHWHSLANELQSAEQNADRFEAERERLQWQIDEIGGLAIAADEWPELQAEHKRLHHAASLIEGVQSGLDALADGDDNCQSWLATVAHRLSQLAEFDPAINETLELLAGAEAQLSESVSSLRHYADRLELDPSRLADVEARMDSLYRAGRKYRVDPSMLVEQLAEWQARLAELGGAEGLDALRKQVAQAESQFRKHAENLSKQRAKAAKTLSKLVTEQMQTLALSGSRCEVVLIEQTQPAAFGLEQIELQTANHPASPLRPMAKVASGGELSRISLALQVVTSQVANVPTLIFDEVDVGIGGRVAEIVGRLLSELGQSRQVLCITHLPQVAACGAQHLQVAKAQAKDGVRSSIAQLSHEERIEEIARMLGGLEITDTTRQHAAEMLA; this comes from the coding sequence ATGCTGTCTGCTCTGCATTTACGCGATTTTGTTATTGTTCGTGAACTTGATCTGGATTTTGCCAACGGCCTAACGGTGCTCACCGGCGAAACCGGCGCGGGCAAATCGATCATTATCGATGCACTCGGCTTGTTGCTGGGCGAGCGCGCCGATGCGGGTGTGGTGCGTCATGGTTGCGAGCGTGCCGAGTTGTCTGCGGAGTTTGCCACCAGCAATCTGCCGCAAGTGGCTGCGTGGCTCGCGGAGCAAGGCTTTAGTGATGAGGGCGATCAGTTGCTGATTCGCCGCATTATCGACGCCAGCGGCAAATCGCGCTCGTTCATTAATGGCAGCCCAGCAACCTTAAATCAGCTCAAAGCAGTGGGCGAGTGGCTGGTCGATATTCATGGTCAGCACGCGCATCAATCGCTATTGCGACACGACGCGCAGCGCGAATTGGTCGATGCCTATGCTGGCGCGACAAATCTGGCGCGTGAGGTCGCCAAGCATTACCAACACTGGCATAGCCTGGCGAACGAGCTGCAATCGGCTGAGCAAAATGCCGATCGTTTCGAGGCGGAGCGCGAGCGGCTGCAATGGCAAATTGATGAAATTGGCGGCTTGGCGATTGCCGCAGATGAATGGCCGGAATTACAGGCCGAACATAAACGCCTGCACCACGCCGCTAGCCTGATTGAAGGTGTACAAAGCGGCCTGGATGCATTGGCCGATGGCGATGACAATTGCCAAAGCTGGCTGGCTACCGTTGCCCATCGCCTGAGTCAGCTCGCCGAGTTCGATCCGGCGATTAATGAAACGCTGGAATTGCTGGCTGGCGCAGAGGCACAGCTATCCGAATCAGTATCAAGCTTGCGCCATTATGCTGATCGACTGGAGCTCGACCCGAGCCGCTTGGCCGATGTTGAAGCGCGGATGGATTCGCTATATCGCGCCGGGCGTAAATACCGCGTTGATCCTTCCATGTTGGTTGAGCAATTGGCCGAGTGGCAGGCGCGTTTGGCCGAGTTGGGCGGCGCAGAAGGGCTCGATGCCTTGCGTAAACAGGTCGCGCAAGCCGAAAGCCAGTTCCGCAAACACGCGGAAAACTTATCCAAGCAACGCGCCAAAGCGGCTAAGACCTTATCCAAGCTCGTGACTGAACAAATGCAAACGCTAGCACTGTCGGGTAGCCGTTGCGAAGTGGTATTAATTGAACAAACGCAGCCTGCCGCATTTGGCCTAGAGCAAATCGAGCTGCAAACGGCGAATCACCCCGCCTCTCCGTTGCGGCCAATGGCCAAAGTGGCCTCAGGCGGCGAATTGTCGCGCATTAGCTTGGCGCTGCAAGTGGTGACCAGCCAGGTGGCGAATGTGCCAACGCTGATTTTTGACGAGGTCGATGTTGGTATCGGCGGGCGTGTGGCCGAAATTGTTGGGCGGCTGTTGTCTGAGCTTGGCCAAAGCCGTCAGGTGCTGTGCATCACACATTTGCCGCAAGTGGCCGCCTGCGGCGCGCAGCATTTGCAAGTGGCCAAAGCGCAAGCCAAAGACGGCGTGCGCAGCAGTATTGCGCAATTAAGCCATGAAGAGCGCATTGAAGAAATTGCGCGCATGCTCGGTGGGCTCGAAATCACCGATACGACGCGTCAGCACGCGGCCGAGATGTTGGCTTAG
- a CDS encoding EAL and HDOD domain-containing protein gives MPPTLPGLLRRRAVYNAHWQIAAYSFTLRELSHHEHQGEEYSHDEVLLCEIERLLEAQTMSSGIWLGVHWKNLPLLSQHHFNGSTAITIIAHGEPDWTSLDINAVLGDLSASYSIGATAKRWHLSQPQLGERLALIELNVQSPDFAVLSQQVNECRKIAPNAQLWVNDIDSREAAEACFQLGADYVSGRVFNWPQAQQLSFPDSFLRLNQVLNLVRQNTDAKIIAAELKSDPALSARLLRYVNSAALGLAQPISNLDQAIVVVGNQRLYRWLSLLLFSCKGDQELDQTLLETALTRARLMELAAATRFSASECELLFLTGLFSLLDFLLRVPRSLLLAELNPPATISDTLQDKATAFTPYLQLAECSELGWPPEDLLAQCQLDSAEFNRIQIDASLWALSALAS, from the coding sequence ATGCCACCAACCCTGCCCGGCCTGCTGCGCCGGCGGGCGGTTTACAACGCGCATTGGCAAATTGCCGCCTACAGCTTCACCTTGCGCGAGCTCTCTCATCACGAACATCAGGGCGAAGAATACAGCCACGATGAAGTGCTGTTGTGCGAAATAGAGCGGCTACTGGAAGCGCAAACGATGAGCAGCGGCATCTGGCTGGGTGTGCACTGGAAAAATCTGCCACTACTGAGCCAGCATCATTTCAACGGCAGCACGGCCATCACGATTATTGCGCACGGCGAACCGGATTGGACGTCACTCGATATCAACGCTGTACTGGGCGATTTGTCAGCCAGCTACAGCATCGGTGCTACCGCCAAACGCTGGCATCTGAGTCAGCCCCAGCTTGGTGAACGCCTGGCCCTGATTGAACTCAACGTGCAATCGCCTGATTTTGCTGTACTCAGCCAGCAGGTGAACGAGTGCCGGAAAATTGCGCCGAATGCCCAACTCTGGGTCAACGACATCGACAGCCGTGAAGCGGCTGAGGCCTGCTTTCAGCTGGGTGCCGACTACGTCAGCGGACGTGTTTTCAATTGGCCCCAGGCCCAGCAGCTGAGCTTTCCGGACAGCTTTTTGCGGCTAAATCAGGTGCTCAATCTGGTCCGCCAAAACACCGATGCAAAAATCATTGCTGCCGAGCTGAAAAGTGATCCGGCACTGAGCGCACGCCTGCTGCGCTACGTCAATTCTGCGGCGCTGGGTTTGGCGCAGCCGATCAGCAATCTGGATCAGGCTATTGTCGTGGTTGGCAATCAGCGCCTGTACCGCTGGCTGTCTTTACTGCTGTTTTCCTGCAAAGGCGATCAGGAGCTGGACCAGACGCTACTGGAAACCGCTCTGACGCGCGCACGGCTGATGGAGCTGGCAGCGGCCACGCGATTTAGTGCGAGTGAATGTGAATTATTGTTTCTGACTGGGCTATTTTCGCTGCTGGATTTTTTGCTGCGTGTACCACGCTCACTACTGCTGGCAGAGCTAAATCCACCCGCGACCATCAGCGATACACTGCAAGATAAAGCCACTGCATTCACCCCCTACCTGCAGCTGGCTGAATGCAGCGAGCTGGGCTGGCCGCCCGAAGATTTGCTGGCTCAATGCCAGCTCGACAGTGCAGAATTTAACCGGATCCAGATTGATGCCAGCCTGTGGGCGCTATCTGCACTAGCGAGCTAG
- the tadA gene encoding tRNA adenosine(34) deaminase TadA, whose amino-acid sequence MSDLEFMQAALAEAAKAAAQGEVPVGAVVVHQGQIIARAHNQPIATHDPSAHAEMLAIRAAAQQLGNYRLSDCELYVTLEPCIMCAGAILHSRLKRVVYATNDAKTGAAGSVINPFAEPKLNHQTHIESGLCQHEASALLGDFFAQRRAAQKKTSRDIEIAGLNNLRDLGGLKTADGRTVKTGMVFRSEQWFGLPESSLKAAQALQLRSVWDFRSYGEQVRHPDPHLPGAENYWLDVLADTEQTLAFDVAQMLERPDLLQRHLGNGGAEQMMLALYRDLVASPTAQQVYAHWLNTICSTEQYPLLIHCTAGKDRTGWASVLLLSLLGVPHEAILRDYLSSHDKVIAKYQPLIERCVAAGGDIRILHAIFGVQAQYLKAAMHEVKKQAGSMPHYLADVLGLTANLQAALKERLLSE is encoded by the coding sequence ATGAGTGATCTTGAGTTTATGCAGGCCGCTCTGGCCGAGGCCGCTAAAGCGGCGGCGCAGGGCGAGGTGCCTGTTGGTGCGGTGGTGGTGCATCAGGGGCAAATCATCGCCCGCGCGCATAATCAACCGATTGCGACGCACGACCCGAGTGCGCACGCCGAAATGCTGGCGATCCGCGCCGCTGCCCAGCAGCTGGGCAATTACCGCCTTAGCGATTGCGAGCTGTATGTAACGCTCGAGCCTTGCATCATGTGCGCTGGCGCGATTTTGCACTCACGCCTCAAGCGGGTGGTTTACGCCACAAATGATGCCAAAACCGGTGCGGCGGGCAGCGTAATCAACCCATTCGCCGAACCCAAACTCAATCACCAGACGCACATCGAATCTGGCTTGTGCCAGCATGAAGCCAGTGCCTTGTTGGGCGATTTTTTTGCCCAGCGCCGAGCCGCGCAGAAAAAAACCAGCCGGGATATTGAGATTGCAGGATTGAATAATCTGCGAGATCTGGGCGGACTAAAAACTGCCGATGGCCGCACGGTGAAAACGGGAATGGTGTTTCGCTCCGAGCAATGGTTTGGCTTACCTGAGTCAAGCTTGAAAGCCGCGCAGGCATTGCAGCTGCGCAGCGTGTGGGATTTTCGCTCCTATGGTGAGCAAGTGCGCCATCCAGATCCGCACCTGCCGGGCGCGGAAAACTACTGGCTGGATGTGCTCGCCGATACCGAGCAAACCTTGGCCTTCGATGTCGCCCAAATGCTCGAGCGCCCCGATTTGCTGCAGCGGCATCTGGGCAATGGCGGTGCTGAGCAGATGATGCTAGCGCTGTACCGCGATCTGGTGGCTAGCCCGACAGCGCAGCAGGTATATGCTCACTGGCTAAATACTATCTGCTCTACAGAGCAATACCCCTTGCTGATTCACTGCACGGCAGGCAAAGACCGTACCGGCTGGGCATCCGTTTTGCTGCTCAGTCTTCTGGGTGTGCCGCACGAGGCCATTTTGCGTGATTATCTGAGCAGCCACGACAAAGTGATTGCCAAATACCAGCCGCTGATCGAGCGCTGTGTGGCGGCTGGTGGCGACATTCGTATTCTGCACGCTATTTTTGGCGTGCAGGCGCAATACTTGAAAGCCGCCATGCACGAAGTGAAAAAGCAGGCCGGTTCGATGCCCCATTATCTTGCCGATGTCTTGGGGCTGACTGCTAATCTACAGGCGGCACTGAAGGAGCGCTTGCTCTCGGAGTAA
- the hrcA gene encoding heat-inducible transcriptional repressor HrcA: MHLNDRSQILLKTLVERYIADGQPVGSKALSQFSGLDVSSATIRNVMADLEHLGLVASPHTSAGRIPTAQGYRLFVDTLLAVQPLEQIQITTTHALPNDNPQHSIVAASQLLSQLTQFAGVVMTPKRSELHLKQIEFLPLGDKRVLLILVTNDGDVQNRIVQTERHFAPNELINAANFLNEHCAGKTLSNLLGWLQSDVIRVKQDLTSLMNAAVAVSSNLNSEHMVIAGEHQLLGLHDFSGDMQRMRQLFELFEQKTALLQLLEQGHHAEGVQIYIGGESGLAPLDECSVITAPYQVNGEVVGTLGVIGPTRMAYERVIPIVDITAKLLSSALSN, encoded by the coding sequence ATGCATCTGAACGACCGATCTCAAATTCTGCTCAAAACGCTGGTCGAGCGCTATATCGCCGACGGCCAGCCGGTGGGCTCGAAAGCCTTGTCGCAATTTTCGGGGCTGGATGTCAGCAGTGCGACGATCCGCAATGTGATGGCCGATCTGGAGCATCTGGGTCTGGTGGCCAGCCCGCATACTTCGGCGGGGCGGATTCCCACCGCGCAAGGCTATCGGCTGTTTGTCGATACGCTGCTGGCAGTGCAGCCGCTGGAGCAAATCCAGATCACCACCACGCATGCGCTACCCAATGATAATCCGCAGCACAGCATTGTGGCGGCGTCGCAATTATTGTCACAGCTGACGCAATTTGCTGGCGTGGTGATGACGCCCAAGCGCAGCGAGCTGCATTTAAAGCAAATCGAATTTTTGCCACTCGGTGATAAGCGCGTGTTGCTGATTTTGGTGACCAATGATGGCGATGTGCAAAACCGCATCGTGCAAACCGAGCGCCATTTTGCGCCCAACGAGCTCATCAACGCTGCTAACTTTTTAAATGAGCATTGCGCCGGAAAAACGCTGAGCAATCTACTGGGCTGGCTGCAAAGCGATGTCATTCGCGTCAAACAAGACCTGACCAGCCTGATGAATGCCGCTGTGGCAGTCAGCAGCAATCTCAATAGCGAACATATGGTGATTGCTGGCGAGCACCAATTATTAGGCCTGCATGATTTTTCCGGCGATATGCAGCGCATGCGTCAGCTATTTGAACTTTTTGAACAAAAAACCGCCCTATTGCAATTACTTGAGCAAGGCCACCACGCCGAAGGCGTACAGATTTATATTGGTGGCGAGTCGGGCCTAGCGCCGCTCGATGAATGCTCGGTAATTACTGCGCCCTATCAAGTCAATGGCGAAGTCGTTGGCACGCTGGGCGTGATTGGCCCAACGCGAATGGCGTACGAGCGCGTGATACCGATTGTGGACATCACCGCCAAGCTGCTGAGCTCGGCCCTCTCTAATTAA
- a CDS encoding GFA family protein, whose amino-acid sequence MQSTRLYRGSCHCGAVKFRISSPEITSGVRCNCSLCQRKGALMTPHIYSPEELVIESGEEQLSIYQFGSGVAKHYFCKVCGIYPFHQTMRKAGYYRVNVGCLEDLNPLTLPQDVFDGKSL is encoded by the coding sequence ATGCAAAGCACACGCCTTTATCGCGGCAGTTGCCATTGCGGCGCAGTGAAATTTCGCATCAGCTCACCCGAAATCACCTCGGGCGTGCGCTGCAACTGCTCGCTCTGCCAACGCAAAGGCGCGCTGATGACACCGCATATTTATTCGCCGGAAGAACTGGTAATTGAATCTGGCGAGGAGCAATTGAGCATTTACCAATTTGGCTCTGGTGTTGCCAAGCATTACTTCTGCAAAGTGTGCGGGATTTATCCATTTCATCAAACAATGCGAAAAGCGGGCTACTACCGCGTCAATGTGGGCTGCTTAGAGGACCTTAATCCACTGACACTGCCGCAAGATGTCTTTGATGGGAAAAGCCTATAG
- the trpD gene encoding anthranilate phosphoribosyltransferase — protein sequence MITIQAALNRLIDNNELFYDEMLHLMRQIMSGEMTQAQTAALLIGLRTKVESVSEIAAAATVMREFSTKVAVQDRSHLVDTCGTGGDGAHTFNISTCSAFVAAAAGAKVAKHGGRSVSSSSGSADVLEAFGVNLNLTAEQVGQCIDEVGLGFMFAPNHHSAMKYVAPVRKELGVRTIFNILGPLTNPAGADNQVMGVFHPDLVGIQARVLKQLGSKHILIVHGKDGMDEISISTPTMIAELKDGDIIEYELDPRDLGFELADIKALHAGNAAESKAIIEGILDGTKTGPCRDIVLLNAGAAIYAANLAVTLEDGINAANEMLVSGAAKAKLDALVKFTQGLAQ from the coding sequence ATGATCACCATCCAAGCTGCCCTGAACCGCCTAATCGACAATAACGAGCTGTTTTACGACGAAATGCTGCACCTGATGCGCCAGATCATGTCGGGCGAAATGACACAAGCGCAAACCGCCGCACTATTGATTGGCCTGCGCACCAAGGTGGAAAGCGTATCCGAAATCGCCGCAGCCGCCACGGTAATGCGCGAATTTTCGACCAAAGTCGCCGTACAGGACCGCAGCCATCTGGTGGATACCTGTGGCACCGGCGGCGATGGCGCACATACCTTCAATATTTCGACCTGCTCGGCCTTTGTTGCCGCTGCTGCAGGTGCCAAAGTCGCTAAACATGGCGGGCGCTCGGTGTCATCGAGTTCGGGCTCAGCGGATGTGCTTGAGGCATTTGGCGTTAATTTAAATCTGACCGCCGAACAAGTTGGCCAGTGCATCGACGAAGTGGGTCTGGGCTTTATGTTTGCGCCTAACCATCACAGCGCGATGAAATACGTCGCGCCGGTGCGCAAAGAGCTGGGCGTGCGCACGATCTTCAATATCCTTGGGCCATTGACCAATCCAGCCGGTGCCGACAATCAGGTGATGGGTGTTTTCCATCCCGATCTGGTGGGTATACAGGCGCGAGTCTTGAAGCAATTGGGCTCCAAGCACATACTCATCGTGCATGGCAAAGACGGCATGGATGAAATCTCGATCAGCACACCGACGATGATTGCCGAACTCAAAGACGGCGACATTATCGAATACGAGCTAGACCCGCGCGATCTGGGCTTTGAGCTGGCTGACATCAAAGCGCTGCACGCGGGCAACGCGGCTGAATCCAAAGCGATTATCGAAGGCATTCTGGACGGCACAAAGACTGGCCCTTGCCGCGACATCGTACTGCTTAACGCCGGTGCAGCCATTTACGCCGCCAATCTGGCCGTGACACTGGAAGACGGCATTAACGCCGCGAATGAAATGCTGGTGAGCGGCGCAGCCAAAGCCAAGCTGGACGCGCTGGTTAAATTCACCCAAGGCCTCGCCCAGTAA
- a CDS encoding NAD kinase, translating to MHSLFKTIALVGRLNTPSLGDPIRRLAALLESCDVKVLIEGKIAQEHEISAYQCVDRDHIGKLADLVIVLGGDGTMLSVARLLAPYRIPLMGINQGRLGFMTDIPLHEMEKSVPNILAGQFVPEERILLEASILREGKTINTSLAFNDVVFSRGSIGSMIEFEIFVDSQFVYSQRSDGLVVSTPTGSTAYALASGGPILHPSLPAITLVPICPQSLSNRPIVVSENAQVEFLLTRGQDARVYFDNQSDFELQEMDKVLIRRYTNSLRILHPHGYSYYDMLRAKLRWGEKLL from the coding sequence ATGCACAGCCTATTCAAAACCATCGCCCTTGTGGGGCGCCTCAATACGCCATCGCTGGGCGACCCGATCCGCCGCCTCGCGGCCCTGCTCGAATCGTGCGATGTCAAAGTCCTGATCGAAGGCAAAATTGCGCAAGAGCATGAAATTAGCGCTTACCAATGCGTTGATCGCGATCACATCGGTAAGCTGGCCGATCTGGTGATTGTGCTAGGGGGGGATGGTACCATGCTGTCAGTCGCACGGTTATTGGCACCGTACCGTATACCTCTGATGGGTATTAATCAGGGGCGGCTGGGCTTTATGACTGATATTCCATTGCATGAGATGGAAAAATCGGTCCCCAATATTCTGGCCGGGCAATTTGTCCCTGAAGAGCGCATCTTGCTCGAAGCGAGCATTTTGCGCGAGGGCAAAACCATTAATACCTCGCTGGCGTTTAACGATGTGGTATTTAGCCGTGGCTCGATAGGTTCGATGATTGAATTCGAGATTTTTGTTGATAGCCAGTTTGTCTACAGTCAGCGCTCGGATGGCTTAGTCGTTTCAACACCAACCGGCTCGACCGCGTATGCGCTGGCCTCCGGCGGCCCGATTTTGCACCCATCGCTACCGGCGATTACCTTGGTGCCGATCTGCCCGCAATCACTGTCGAATCGCCCGATTGTGGTGTCTGAAAACGCCCAAGTCGAATTTCTGCTCACCCGCGGCCAAGACGCTCGGGTGTATTTCGACAATCAATCCGATTTTGAACTACAGGAAATGGATAAAGTCCTGATCCGCCGCTATACCAACTCGCTGCGCATTCTGCATCCGCATGGGTATAGCTACTACGATATGTTGCGGGCTAAGTTGCGCTGGGGTGAGAAGTTATTGTAA
- a CDS encoding aminodeoxychorismate/anthranilate synthase component II gives MLLMIDNYDSFTYNLVQYFGELGQDVHVHRNDEITLEQIEALKPKYLVISPGPCSPLEAGISVPAIKHFAGKLPIMGVCLGHQSIGEAFGGTVLHAKTLMHGKVSPVIHNNTGMFKDIPSPVTVTRYHSLAIERESLPDCLEVTAWTEDGEIMGVRHKTLAIEGVQFHPESILTEHGHKMLNNFLIEFA, from the coding sequence ATGCTCTTGATGATCGATAACTATGACTCGTTCACCTACAATCTGGTGCAATATTTTGGCGAACTAGGTCAGGACGTTCATGTCCACCGCAACGATGAAATTACGCTTGAACAGATCGAAGCGCTTAAGCCGAAATATCTGGTGATTTCCCCAGGCCCCTGCTCGCCGCTGGAAGCCGGCATTTCTGTTCCGGCGATCAAGCATTTTGCTGGCAAGCTGCCGATCATGGGCGTCTGCCTGGGCCATCAGTCAATTGGCGAAGCCTTTGGCGGCACGGTATTGCACGCCAAAACCCTGATGCATGGCAAGGTATCGCCCGTTATCCATAACAATACCGGCATGTTCAAAGACATACCCTCCCCGGTAACGGTGACGCGCTATCACTCGCTGGCGATTGAACGTGAATCTTTGCCCGATTGCCTAGAAGTGACCGCCTGGACTGAAGATGGCGAGATCATGGGCGTACGCCACAAAACACTGGCGATCGAGGGCGTGCAGTTTCACCCCGAATCGATCCTGACCGAGCATGGGCATAAAATGCTCAATAACTTCCTCATCGAATTTGCGTAA
- the trpC gene encoding indole-3-glycerol phosphate synthase TrpC, with product MSDILKKIWATKFEEVAAAKKLIPLTEIRAQAEANKDHRDFVGAIRAKHAIKQAAVISEIKKASPSKGVMRDPFDPAEIAPDYEANGAACLSVLTDVQYFQGHADYLKAARAACSIPALRKDFMVDEYQFYEARAWGADCILLIAAELDVKQMQDFEAIAHGLGMGVLVEVHNAAELDAALHLKTPLLGVNNRNLRTFEVSLQTTIDLLPRIVADGRIAVCESGIHTAADVQLMRDHNVHTYLVGEAFMRQPSPGQGLRDLFQPVYG from the coding sequence ATGTCTGACATCCTGAAAAAAATCTGGGCGACGAAGTTTGAAGAAGTCGCTGCAGCAAAAAAACTGATTCCGCTTACTGAGATCCGCGCACAAGCCGAAGCGAACAAGGATCACCGTGATTTTGTCGGCGCAATTCGCGCCAAGCATGCCATCAAACAGGCCGCGGTGATTTCCGAGATAAAAAAGGCGAGCCCGTCCAAAGGCGTGATGCGCGATCCGTTTGATCCAGCTGAAATTGCGCCCGATTACGAAGCGAATGGCGCGGCCTGCCTGTCGGTACTGACTGATGTGCAGTATTTCCAGGGCCATGCCGATTACCTCAAAGCCGCTCGTGCAGCATGTAGCATTCCGGCGCTGCGCAAAGACTTTATGGTCGATGAATATCAGTTTTATGAGGCCCGCGCCTGGGGTGCGGACTGCATTTTATTGATCGCCGCCGAGCTGGATGTGAAGCAGATGCAGGATTTTGAAGCGATTGCACATGGTCTAGGCATGGGCGTGCTAGTTGAAGTGCATAATGCTGCAGAGCTCGACGCTGCGCTGCATCTAAAAACGCCGCTCTTGGGCGTGAACAACCGCAATCTGCGCACTTTTGAAGTCAGCCTGCAAACGACGATTGACCTGCTGCCGCGTATCGTTGCCGATGGCCGCATTGCCGTGTGCGAAAGCGGCATTCACACTGCTGCCGATGTGCAACTGATGCGCGATCACAATGTACACACCTATCTGGTCGGCGAGGCATTTATGCGCCAGCCATCACCTGGCCAGGGCTTGCGCGACCTGTTTCAACCCGTGTACGGCTAA
- the mltB gene encoding lytic murein transglycosylase B, translating into MNFKTLAATLLLTLSSTAVLADDELISRPEVQQYINKTALDHGFAPEEIAGWLQQAEFKGNIITILDKPSTSRPWHEFEANFVNKTRINNGAKFWRENAILLGDITRKYQVAPEVLLAILGAETNYGRYTGSFRIVDALSTIAFNYPRRAEYFQGELTQLFLLAREEKKDPLSFKGSYAGAMGWPQFMPTSFRKWAQDWDKDGFHDIWSNPGDAMASVAYYLNQHGWQDGGDTYTAVNFNGDPTQLVADKFKLHYTVDELIAKGVAPINEVNTKQQAVLYTLETEPGFIQHFLGFNNFYVITRYNKSTLYATAVLQLADEIKKAYVNGDDLPKPAAAKKLAKQVDKARK; encoded by the coding sequence ATGAATTTCAAAACCCTAGCCGCGACCCTCCTCCTCACCCTCAGCAGCACCGCCGTCTTGGCCGACGACGAATTAATCAGCCGCCCTGAAGTGCAGCAATACATCAACAAAACTGCACTGGATCATGGCTTTGCCCCCGAGGAAATCGCGGGCTGGCTGCAACAGGCCGAATTCAAAGGCAATATCATCACGATCTTGGACAAGCCCTCCACCAGCCGCCCATGGCATGAATTTGAAGCCAATTTCGTTAACAAAACCCGCATTAACAATGGCGCCAAATTCTGGCGCGAAAATGCGATTTTGCTTGGCGACATCACGCGCAAATACCAAGTTGCCCCCGAGGTATTGCTCGCCATCCTAGGCGCAGAAACGAATTACGGCCGATACACCGGCTCATTCCGGATTGTCGATGCGCTATCAACCATTGCATTTAATTACCCGCGCCGCGCTGAATATTTCCAGGGAGAGCTCACCCAACTATTCCTACTGGCGCGCGAAGAGAAGAAAGACCCACTGAGCTTTAAAGGCAGCTACGCCGGCGCGATGGGCTGGCCCCAATTTATGCCCACCTCGTTTCGCAAATGGGCGCAAGACTGGGACAAAGACGGCTTTCACGACATCTGGAGCAACCCCGGCGACGCGATGGCCTCGGTGGCCTACTACCTGAATCAGCACGGCTGGCAAGACGGCGGCGACACCTACACCGCGGTCAACTTCAATGGCGATCCGACTCAATTGGTGGCCGATAAATTCAAGCTGCACTACACCGTGGACGAGCTGATCGCCAAAGGCGTGGCACCGATTAATGAAGTCAACACCAAGCAGCAAGCAGTGCTCTACACACTGGAAACCGAGCCGGGCTTTATCCAGCACTTTTTGGGCTTTAACAATTTCTACGTGATCACCCGCTACAACAAGAGCACGCTGTACGCGACTGCGGTGTTGCAATTGGCCGATGAAATCAAGAAAGCCTATGTCAATGGCGACGATCTGCCCAAACCGGCAGCAGCCAAAAAGCTTGCCAAGCAAGTGGACAAGGCCAGAAAATAA